The nucleotide sequence CCCAAAGTTTCTCATCCACAGTGAGGTCTCAGAGCCCCCAGGAACGTGTGTTCTAGGTCCGCTCCACAATCAGGAATCAGTGGCGTCTCCCAGGCACAGAGAGGGTCCCTGGCCTTATTTGTCCTCCAGGAGCACGGCTGGGGCTGCATCAGCTGTGTGGGGGGCCGGGCGGACCTCTGGAACTGACCGACCTGCAGTGGGGAGGCCCCTAGAAGTAAGGAAAACGGCATCCCTGGTGCCAGCTGCAGACATGGGCCCAGCTGGCGTGGCCGTGGGGGGCGTGGTGTTGGGAGGAGGTGGCGGGAGGGTGTGTGTACACACCTGTCGGAATGTAGCTCCGCAGCCACCACCAGCATTTTAATAAAGTGTCCCGGCTCAGAACTGGCCTCTTGCCTGGACAAAGAGCTCTTTTGTCACAAGAGTCTCTCTGGCAAGACCGAAAAGGAGAGAGCAATAGGCAGGGAGGGAGCTGGCAGAGAAACTCCTCAGGGAAAGAAGGTCGGCCACCTCtggttgttgaatgaataagtgactgCGCGGGTGGGCGCAGGACCGACACCCCGCTCGTGGCCTTGCATCTTCCAGCCTCGGCCTCCTTGCTGGGCCCACGGGGTCCCCGGGTACGTCCTCAGCCAGGGCTTTCTCCGCAGGGCCACTTGCACGACCGATACGGGCAGCTGGTGAACATCTACACCAAGCTCTTGCTGACCAAGATCTCCTTTCATCTCAAGGTAGCTTCCTTCGGGGAGTCGGGGcctcgccccccaccccaccacgaCATTCAGGAGGGTGGGGTCTGTCCTGTCCCCGCCTGCCCCTGGGGGACGCTCTGGACAGATGGCAGGGAAGTCAGAAGGCCCAGGGGCGGTTCCCAATGCTGGCCGtggtcccagccctgccctggacTCCGACTGGACCGCCCGTCCTCTCCACCTCGGTGTCCGCAGGCAGTGCCCGGGGCGGGGGGCTGCTTCTctggccccttccctccctcAGAGACTGGAAGTGGCACTGGGCCAGAGCCAAGGGGGCTGAGGTTGCGTGGCGGTGTCCTCTCTGCAGCACCCGCAGTTCCCTGCAGGCCTGGAGGTGACAGACGAGGTGCTGGAGAAGGCGGCTGGGACCGATGTCAACAACATGTGAGTCCCCCTGGCTGTCCTGGGGCCAAAGGTCACGTGTGCCCAGGAGATGAGGCTGAATCTAAAGGGATGGGCTCACGCGGAACTGGGTGTTTTGGCTGAAGGACTGCCGTCTGGGTATCCATGCGAGGGTATGGCCATGAGCATCCCTCCaacctggggggctgggggtgcaCCCCATACCCCTCCCATCcagctctccctcctcctcccccgtaGCTTCCAGCTCACCGTGGAGATGTTCGATTACATGGACTGTGAGCTGAAGCTCTCTGAATCAGGTGAGCGGCCAGGGGGGCCCCGGGTGTGCAATCCTTAGTCATGGGGCCCCCAGGGGCCCCCAGAGCACAGGGAGGAGAGGCCTTTTCCACccctgcagcacgtcaggccccCAGTGGGCATGTCCAGGGTGCAGTCTGGCAGAAGGAGCCCTGCTCTGTTGGCCCCGAGGTAGGAGGGGGGAGGGCAGGGCGGGGAGGACCCCAGGAGCCAAGTCTTCAGGTTTCTGACCACATCCTACCCAGGGCAGTTGGTTTGGGACAGTCCCACCCATTCTCTGCCATGAAAGGCCTCTGAGTCACTTCAGATCTCCCTGCCCAGGAACCCAGCAGCCGTAGGACAGGAAATCTCAGGGGGCCCCCCCATCTCCCACCACCAGGTGACAGTTCTGAGTGGCAGCTTCGAAACAACTTGTGGCTGACTCGGCGCTCTCCACAGGAGAGTGAGAGGCAGATGCCTTTTTAAGGGGAAGCCAGGAGTTAGAAAGAGTGTGTCCGGGCAGCCTCCTGGCACCGGTTTCTGGACTCTGAGGCTGGGTGGTCTCGGGTGGGGGGCAGCTGTCCTGTGGAGGTGTGCCTCTCCCCGagggcacccccaccccacgTGCCAGCATCTCCTGGAGAAAAAGCATTAGGGGGAGTGGGGGTTAGAAACCACCCTGAGGTTTCTAACAGCCCCAAATGGAAACGGCCTGAATGCCCCCCAGATGAGAAGTGACTGTATTGTGTTTTAAAACCCCAAATcgtattttatgtgtatttagatttttttacAAGGAAAACGTACTTGACATGACGTGACATGTAATTAAGAATTAAGGTTTAAGCGTGAGGCACAACACTTTGTGCCTTCCTCCTCGCCCCCGTCCCTCCCGGGCGTCCTCGCATCACCCTGGAGGTTTGCAGGTTGGCCCCACCCCAGGCAAGGCGAGAGTAGGCCCGGGGAGGGGGCCACCCGTCTGGAACAGTGTCCCCCGTGGGGCACCCTGGGTTTCACCTACTCACGTCTCTCCCTGCCCAGAGATGGGCCTGGCCAGGGGCAGCAGTACGGCTGTCTCTCCCTCCTGCTTGGTCTGTCGGATGAAAAGATGATTCTTAGGGGCAGGGGAGATCGACCCCGGGTACACGTGAGGTTTTGGGGTCCCTTGGGGTTTGCAGAACCACACCCTGAGTCCACTGCTATGAGATTGGCCAAGCCCGGGCTGTTCCATGTCTGCACAACCTTAGGTCTCTCAGGTTCAGAGTGAGCGGGGGAGCCTGTGGGTATAGGACTGTTGAAGTTGCCCAGATCCTCCAGGGCCCgctctgtcctgggctcactgccTGGAGTCTCTCGAGAGACAAGAGTCGCTGGCCGAGCTGAGCTGGGGTTCATGTGCCCCCACTTGCTGTCGCCTTCGTTGGTGGGAGGGCTGCTTCAGGCCTGGGGGTCCATCTTCACCTCGAGGAGCGCACCAGTGACCGAGAGCCTGGGGTCAAGTCCCACCGCCCAGCCGGGACTGGTGAAGCCAGTAACCCAGGCCATTGCCCTGTGTTCAGGTGACGGCCAGCTGTCCTCACCGCGGCCGTCCCTACGTCTGTGACTGGAGTAGGCTCTGCTGTCTCCGGGCCCCCCATTCAGGCTCCTCCTGCCCCTCTTTTCTGCAGTTTTCCGACAGCTCAACACAGCCATCGCCGTGTCCCAGATGTCCTCGGGTCAGTGCCGCCTGGCCCCCCTCATCCAGGTCATCCAGGACTGCAGCCACCTCTACCACTACACGGTCAAGCTCATGTTCAAGCTGCACTCCTGTGAGTCCccgtgcccccaaccctgcctgCCTCGGCCCCGAGGGTCAGCCGAAGCCCCAGAGGGCTGTGCGGGCAGACTGTGTTAGGGGTGGGAATAGAGCAGTccttaagatatttatttattattgataagtgtatttatatatgtttattattgttatatatattatttatataatgagTAACAAGCTCATTACCCATTAATAGAAATAACATACttgttatgggggaaaaaaatcactattttccAAAAAAAGATTTAGCAGGGAGAGCTGCAGAGATTTACATGTTTGTAGTTCTCTTGACCGCCTGGCCTCGGAGGCCTGTGCCGCTGGGCTGGTGTGGAGGACCAGGGGGTCCCGTGGTGGCTCTTTAGTGTCCAGAAGGGGTCTGGGCCACCAGCTCCGGGTCTGTGCGCTGTTCCACCATCAGCCGTGGGCAAACTCCAGTCCTGATGcaccagcagagcctggtgggcagtggGCTGTGGCTGAGGTTCCACCCAGCCTTCCCTCACTCAGTTGAAAGCCTGACCCCCTCACaggggtccctgggtcctcctAATGGTGGGTGGGACCCAGCGAGGTGGCAGGGGCTCTTGTCTAGTCTACCATGGTTTCTGGAacagggaggagcagggagggggcCGGGAGGGAGCCCTTTGAAGTCTCAGAGCTGTGAACAGAGAGGAAGCCCCCTTCAACCTTGCTGCCCCCAGGTCTCCCAGCGGACACCTTGCAAGGCCACAGGGACCGGTTCCACGAGCAGTTCCACAGGTACCGGCCCAGGCGGGGTTGAGGATGGCAAGAACGGGGCTCCTCGGCTCTGGGTGCAGCGCGCTGGGGCTGCGGGTCCTGGCTCCTCTGACCTCCTGCGTCCTTCCCGCAGCCTCAGGAACTTCTTCCGCAGAGCCTCGGACATGCTCTACTTCAAGCGGCTCATCCAGATCCCCCGGCTGCCCGAGGTACCTGCGCCCTCCAGTGGCCGCCTCCGGGACTGCAGCCTTCCCTGTCtgcgctggggtgggggtggggggcatgtgGCTGGTGTGGCGGCAGAGGGAGGGGCTTCCTGCTTGTTGCGGGGAGCACCCAGCAGCTTTCACCCACTGCCTCCGCAGGGACCCCCCAACTTCCTGCGGGCCTCGGCGCTGGCCGAGCACATCAAGCCGGTGGTGGTGATCCCCGAGGAGGCCCCCGAGGACGAGGAACCTGAGAACCTCATTGAGATCAGCACGGGTCCCCCCGCGGGGGAGCCAGCGGTGAGCggcccccctcccttcctcccttcctccctccctccctcctgaggTCTCCTGGGGGAGTGGGACGGAACTCACCAAGCAAGCATTGTTGCCCGTGGCAGGTGGTGGCAGACCTCTTCGAGCAGACCTTTGGACCGCCCAATGGCTCCATGAAGGATGACAGGTGAGGGCCTGGGGAACCCACTGCAGTGCGGGTAGGTGGGGATGGGGAACAACAGCCTTCAGGGAGCTGTGATCCTGAAAGACCACGGGTGGGGGATATAAGCAGGAGATGCCCAAATCCGCTGATGATAAAACGGATGCCTGTGCCGGGGTCCCCCGAGGGCCCTGGGTGACTGAGCTTGAGCGTCAGGGCCCGCTGACCTCTGTCCCCAGGGACCTCCAGATCGAGGCCTTGAAGCGGGAGGTGGAGACGCTCCGCAGCGAGCTGGACAAGATCAAGCTGGAGGTGAGGGGTGCGGGCGGTGGGGCTGGGCCCGGGACTGGCTGGCTGCGAGCCCCACACCCACACCCGTGCCCCTCCCGCCGCCCAGGCCCAGCGGTTCATCGCGCAGCTGAAGGGTCAGGTGAACACGTTGGAAGCCGAGCTGGAGGAGCAGCGGAAGCAGAAGCAGAAGGCACTGGTGGACAACGAGCAGCTCCGCCACGAGCTGGCCCAGCTGCGCGCTGCCCAAGCGGAGGGCGAGCGGAACCAGGGGCTGCGCGAGGAGGCCGAGAGTATGTGGGCGGGCCCGGGGGTGGGGCAGATGGGGGCAACTGTTCCTGAGTTGGGGGGTCACGGCCACGGCCTCTCCCGCCCCTGCAGAGAAGGCCAGCGCTACGGAGGCACGCTACAACAAGCTGAAGGAAAAGCACAGTGAGCTCATCAACACGCACGCCGAGCTGCTCAGGAAGGTAGGCCCGGACACGGAGGGGCGGGAGGGGAGCCCCAAGCGCGGCGGAGCCTGAACCGAACCGGTCCGGTCCGGTCCGTCTGTGCAGAACGCGGACACGGCCAAGCAGCTGACCGTGACACAGCAGAGCCAGGAGGAGGTGGCACGGGTGAAGGAGCAgctggctttccaggtggagcaGGTGAAACGGGAGTCAGAAATGAAGGTGCGTCTCGGAGCTCCCCACCCTCCCATGCCCAGAGCACCCCCCGCCCATCTCCACTGTCCCCTGTAACATCCTGTCCCACCCCGTCCAGCTGGAGGAGCAGTGTGACCAGCTGGAGAAGCTCAAGAGGGAGCTGGAGGCCAAGGCGGGAGAGCTGGTGCGCGTGCAGGAGGCGCTGAGCCGCTCGGAGCAGGTGTGGGGCCGCCCTGGCTGGGTGCACCCGCTTGGTTCAGAGGGGCCCTTGGTTTGGGGTGCGGCTGGGACCAGCACCAGGGGACACTCAGGAAGCGGGATCTGGTCCTCGCTCGGCCCTCAGTCCCCCTCCAGTCTCCTGGGACCCTACAGACTGTCTGAATTCGGGTGGGGATGGGGCAGGCAGGCGCCCAGCAGCCCACTCACATGCTGGGTGTTCACAGAGCGGGTCGGAGCTGAGCTCCAGGCTGGACGTGCTGAGCGCAGAGAGGGACGAGCTGAGCGGTGTCATGCGGCAGCGCGAGGCCGACCTGCTGGCGGCCCAGAGCCTGGCTCGGGAGAAGGAGGAGGCGCTGAGCCAGGAGCGGCAGCGTGGCTCCCGGGAGAGGGACGAGCTGCAGGGGCGGCTGGCCAACAAGGTAGCACACGGTGGCGGGGCTCCCTCCACGTTTGACGGCTGCGTGGGGACGGGAGCCCTCCTTAGCACTGAGCTGGCTGCCCTGCTCTGGCAGGAGCCGCCCAGGCACTGAGGGGTGGAGCAGGGCCTCTCCCCAGAGCCCCCTTCCCAGCAAGGGTCTCGGGGGCACCTGGCCAGCTGACCTGGCTGGGTCTCAGCCACCCCTCTGTCTCCCTCGCCCGCCAGGAGTCTCAGGAGCAGGGGCTGCAGCAGAGGCTGCTGGACGAGCAGTTCGCGATGCTGCGGGCTACCGCCGCGGAGGCCGAACGCATCCTGCGGGACGCGGTGGGCAAGCTGGACGACCCCCTGCACCTGCGCTGCACCAGCTCCCCGGGTAGAGCCGCCCGcctgcccaccctgtccccaccccacacCGAGAGAGGCGGGCTGGCTGCGGGGGCCTcagcccaggccccacccctgaCCTGGCCCCTTTGTCTGGCAGACTACCTGGTGAGCAGGGCCCAGGCCGCCCTCGATGCAGTGagcgccctggagaagggccacGCCCAGTACCTGGCCTCCAGGGCAGGTGAGTTCCACGGCTCGGGACAGGGCGGGGCAGAGGCCGCAGGCCGTGGTGCCCACTGGCCATTGCCGCCTGTGGGCCGCCTCTG is from Muntiacus reevesi chromosome 13, mMunRee1.1, whole genome shotgun sequence and encodes:
- the HIP1R gene encoding huntingtin-interacting protein 1-related protein isoform X2, coding for MNSIKNVPARVLNRRPGHSLEAEREQFDKTQAISISKAINAQEAPVKEKHARRIILGTHHEKGAFTFWSYAIGLPLPSSAILSWKFCHVLHKVLRDGHPNVLHDCQRYRSNVREIGDLWGHLHDRYGQLVNIYTKLLLTKISFHLKHPQFPAGLEVTDEVLEKAAGTDVNNIFQLTVEMFDYMDCELKLSESVFRQLNTAIAVSQMSSGQCRLAPLIQVIQDCSHLYHYTVKLMFKLHSCLPADTLQGHRDRFHEQFHSLRNFFRRASDMLYFKRLIQIPRLPEGPPNFLRASALAEHIKPVVVIPEEAPEDEEPENLIEISTGPPAGEPAVVADLFEQTFGPPNGSMKDDRDLQIEALKREVETLRSELDKIKLEAQRFIAQLKGQVNTLEAELEEQRKQKQKALVDNEQLRHELAQLRAAQAEGERNQGLREEAEKKASATEARYNKLKEKHSELINTHAELLRKNADTAKQLTVTQQSQEEVARVKEQLAFQVEQVKRESEMKLEEQCDQLEKLKRELEAKAGELVRVQEALSRSEQSGSELSSRLDVLSAERDELSGVMRQREADLLAAQSLAREKEEALSQERQRGSRERDELQGRLANKESQEQGLQQRLLDEQFAMLRATAAEAERILRDAVGKLDDPLHLRCTSSPDYLVSRAQAALDAVSALEKGHAQYLASRADASGLVVALTRFSHLAADTIVHGSATSHLAPTDPADRLIDTCRECGARALELMGQLQEQQALLLAQPDLVRTPLQGILQLGQELKPKSLDVRQEELGAMVDKEMAATSAAIEDAVRRIEDMMNQARHASSGVKLEVNERILNSCTDLMKAIRLLVTTSTSLQKEIVESGRGAATQQEFYAKNSRWTEGLISASKAVGWGATQLVESADKVVLHTGKYEELIVCSHEIAASTAQLVAASKVKADKHSPHLSRLQECSRTVNEMAANVVASTKSGQEQVEERDTMDFSGLSLIKLKKQEMETQVRALELEKTLEVERVRLGELRRQHYLLAGAVGAPGEEEPSPPSAAPRSVTKKPPLAQKPAVAQRQDHQLDKKDGSYAAQVVN
- the HIP1R gene encoding huntingtin-interacting protein 1-related protein isoform X1, whose product is MDFFHRTSRKKRGPAGTLISAPKIHCGLLTSKSAISISKAINAQEAPVKEKHARRIILGTHHEKGAFTFWSYAIGLPLPSSAILSWKFCHVLHKVLRDGHPNVLHDCQRYRSNVREIGDLWGHLHDRYGQLVNIYTKLLLTKISFHLKHPQFPAGLEVTDEVLEKAAGTDVNNIFQLTVEMFDYMDCELKLSESVFRQLNTAIAVSQMSSGQCRLAPLIQVIQDCSHLYHYTVKLMFKLHSCLPADTLQGHRDRFHEQFHSLRNFFRRASDMLYFKRLIQIPRLPEGPPNFLRASALAEHIKPVVVIPEEAPEDEEPENLIEISTGPPAGEPAVVADLFEQTFGPPNGSMKDDRDLQIEALKREVETLRSELDKIKLEAQRFIAQLKGQVNTLEAELEEQRKQKQKALVDNEQLRHELAQLRAAQAEGERNQGLREEAEKKASATEARYNKLKEKHSELINTHAELLRKNADTAKQLTVTQQSQEEVARVKEQLAFQVEQVKRESEMKLEEQCDQLEKLKRELEAKAGELVRVQEALSRSEQSGSELSSRLDVLSAERDELSGVMRQREADLLAAQSLAREKEEALSQERQRGSRERDELQGRLANKESQEQGLQQRLLDEQFAMLRATAAEAERILRDAVGKLDDPLHLRCTSSPDYLVSRAQAALDAVSALEKGHAQYLASRADASGLVVALTRFSHLAADTIVHGSATSHLAPTDPADRLIDTCRECGARALELMGQLQEQQALLLAQPDLVRTPLQGILQLGQELKPKSLDVRQEELGAMVDKEMAATSAAIEDAVRRIEDMMNQARHASSGVKLEVNERILNSCTDLMKAIRLLVTTSTSLQKEIVESGRGAATQQEFYAKNSRWTEGLISASKAVGWGATQLVESADKVVLHTGKYEELIVCSHEIAASTAQLVAASKVKADKHSPHLSRLQECSRTVNEMAANVVASTKSGQEQVEERDTMDFSGLSLIKLKKQEMETQVRALELEKTLEVERVRLGELRRQHYLLAGAVGAPGEEEPSPPSAAPRSVTKKPPLAQKPAVAQRQDHQLDKKDGSYAAQVVN